Part of the Nocardioides perillae genome is shown below.
CTCGACGCGCGCGGGGACCGCGGCGGCCGAGTTGGCGTGCAGGGTGCCGCACCCTCCCTCGTGGCCGGTGTTGAGCGCCGCCAGCAGGTCGACCACCTCGCCCGAGCGGACCTCGCCGACGACGAGCCGGTCGGGTCGCATGCGCAGCGCCTGCCGGACCAGTGTGCGCAGGGTGACCTCGCCGGCGCCCTCCACGTTGGGCGGGCGCGCCTCGAGCGCCACCACGAGGCCGCCGGAGGGACGCAGCTCACCGGAGTCCTCGACCAGGACCACCCGCTCCCGCGGGTCCACCAGCGAGAGCAGCGCCGCCAGCAGCGTGGTCTTGCCGGTGCCCGTGCCGCCGGTCACCAGGAAGGCCAACCGGGCCGCCACCACCTGCTGCAGGAGCCGGGCGCCGGCGGGCGTCACCGCACCCGCCGCGACGAGCTCGTCGAGCCGGAAGGCGCGCCGCCGCGGCACCCGCAGGGACAGCGCGGTGCCCGTGCGGGCCAGGGGCGCCAGCACGGCGTGCAGGCGCGTGCCGTCGGCCAGGCGCACGTCGACGCACGGCGTCGCGTCGTCGAGGCGGCGCCCGGCCGAGGCGGCCAGCCGCTGGGCGAGCCGCCGGACCTCGTCGTCGCTGCCGAAGCGCACGCCCGCGTCCTCGAGCCCGTCGCCCCGGTCGAGCAGCACCCGGTCGGGCCCGTCGACCAGCACGTCGGTGACACCCGGCAGTCGCAACAGCGCCTCGAGCGGCCCGGCCCCGACCGCGTCGCGGCGCAGCGCGGCGTGGACCGCGAGCACCGTCGCGTCCCCGACCGGTCGGCCCGTGGCCCGCAGTGCCTCCGCCACCCGGTGCGGGGTGAGGCCGCCGCCGTCGCCGGCGAGCCGGTCGCGCACGAGCGCGACCAGCCCCGGGTCGCAGGCCTGCCCGGACGCCGGACCGAGCCACTGGTCGCGCCTCGGCACACCTACCGGACCGCGCACCGGATCAGGTGCCGGGTCGCGCGGAGCGTGGGTCCCCGCGGCCAGGTCCGCACCGACCGGCACCGCGCTCACGCCGCCACCTCCTCGCCGGTGCGCACGGCGTGCAGCAGCTCGGCGACGGCGCGGGCGAGCGGCCCGCGACCCCGGTGCACGGGCCCTAGCCCCAGGTCGACGGCCTCGTCGAGCCCCCGCGCGTGCGGCAGCACGCCGAGCACGGGGCGACGCACCACCCGGCCCACCGCCGCGGGGTCACCGCGTCCGCGGACGACCAGGCCGACGGGCGCGTCGGCCGGGAGCCGTGCGCACGTGCGAGCCGTCCCCGCGACACCGGCGACCGTCGGGGCGCAGACGACCAGGAGCCGGTCGCAGCGCGCGACCACCTCGTCCAGCAGCGCGCCGGGCGCACGCGGCAGGTCGACCACCACCCACCGGTGACTGCGGCCCGCGGCCGCGAGCGCCTCGCGGGCCGCTGCCGGCGTCACCACCGTGGCGACGCCCGGCAGCCACGTCAGCACGCCCACCCCGCGCACCCGCGGCAGGGCGGTGGCGAAGGCCCGACCGGACAACCGCCCCGAGGCCGCCCCCAGGGCGTCCCACCGCACCCCCTCGGTGTCCTCGAGCCCGACCACCCGGTCGACGCCGGGACCGAGCGGGTCGAGGTCGACCAGCGCCGCCGTGCCGGTGCGGGCCCCCACCTCGGCGAGGGCGCACGCGGTCGTGGTCGCCCCCGCTCCGCCCGAACCGCCCAGCACCCCGACCACCGTCCCGCGCCCCGGCGACGGGTCCGCGGCGTCGGCGAGGAGGTCGACGAGCCACGCCTCGGCGTCCGGCAGCCCCAGCACCTGCTGCGCCCCGACCGCCACTGCGTCGCGGAACCACCCGTCCGCCACCGGCGCCCACCCCACGACCAGCACGTCGTCGCGACGCGCCGGCGCCCGCGCCGCGACGACCGCGGCGAGGTCGTGGCCGACCAGCACGAGCGGTGCCCGCGCCCACGCCAGCAGCGCGGCGCCGGCCTCGGCGACGACCTCCGGCACCGCACCCGCCGCGGCGGCGAGCCTCGACAGCTCCTCGCGCAGCGCGGGGTCGGCCGTCACCACGAGCGGCCGGCCGGGCGCGCCCGCAGCAGCAGGCGACGGGCGGGCACCAGGGCGGGCACCAGGGCGGACAGCGGTGCGGACGTCGGTGCGGACGTCGGTGGACTCGGTCATGACGGCGAGACTGCCCCTGCCCCACGGCGTACGACGGGGCGCGCGACGCGCCTGTGGACGGCCGCTCCGCCCGGACCGCCTGTGGACGCCCGGTGGCCCACCCGCGCGACCGGCGGCCCGGCCACCCTGCGCCTCCCTATGCTGGGGACGTGCCCGTGCAGCCGACCGCGGCGTTCTTCGACCTCGACAAGACGATCATCGCCAAGTCGAGCACGCTCGCCTTCAGCCGGCCCTTCCAGGCAGGCGGGCTGATCTCGCGGCGCGCGGTGCTGCGCTCGGCCTACGCGCAGTTCGTCTACCTCGTGGGCGGCGCCGACCACGACCAGATGGAGAAGATGCGGCTGTTCATGTCGCAGCTGTGCGCCGGCTGGGACGTCGCGACGGTCCGCGAGATCGTCGCGGAGACCTTGCACCACGTCGTGGAGCCGCTGGTCTACGAGGAGGCGGTGGGCCTCGTCGACGAGCACCAGCTGCACGGCCGCGACGTCGTCATCGTCTCGACCTCGGGCACCGAGGTCGTCGAGCCGATCGGGGCCATGCTGGGCGCCGACCACGTGGTGGCGACCCGCCTGGAGATCGTCGACGGCCGCTACACCGGCGAGATCGAGTACTACGCCTACGCCGAGGAGAAGGCCAACGCCGTGCGCGCGCTGGCCGAGGAGCGGGGCTACGACCTGGCCGAGTGCTACGCCTACAGCGACTCGATCACCGACCTGCCGATGCTCGAGGCGGTCGGCCACCCTCACGCGGTCAACCCCGACCGCGAGCTGCGCCGGGCGGCGCTCGAGCGCGGCTGGCCGGTGCTCGTCTTCACCCGGCCGGTGGCGCTGCGCCCACGGGTGCCGCTCCCTCCGGCACGCCCGACCCTCGCCGCGCTCGCCGTCGGCGGGGCGGTCGCCGCGGGCGGCTGGTGGTGGAGCGCGCGGCGTCGCGACACGCCCGGGAGCGGGTAGCACGCCGACGTCAAGGGGTTGCGCGGGGGGCCGGGCAGGCGTACACAGGAAGCACAACTCCAGACCCGCACACGAGCCGAGTACCCACGCGGCGATCCACCCTTCGAGAGGGCGCTGGCCCACCGGGACACTCCCGGGGCAGCAACTGCGAGTGCACGCTTGGTAGCCCAGGTCTCGTGTGTCAGCGGCGGCACCCGATGCGCTCGGGTGCCGCTCGCTTGTGCGAGGGTCCCGGGGTCAGTCGGTGGCCGTGCGCCGCAGCGGGCTCGCCTCCGCGGCAGCCGCGTAGGCCTCCGCGGCGTAGAGCAGCCAGGAGTGCACGCCCGCGTCGCCGCCGTCGCGGAAGCCGCGCAGGTTGGACTCGTAGGCCGCGCGCAGCGCGAGGTGCCCGGCCTCGGGCACGACCAGCGACTTCTCGTCGACGCCGCGCGCGACCAGCACCAGCCGCTCGGCCGCGCGTGCCACCAGCCCGTTGTGGGAGGCGAAGGGGGCCGCGGTCGCGACCTCGGCGTGCACGACGGCGGCGACCAGCATCGCCGGCGCCTGGGTGGTGGCGGTCACCAGCTGCGCCACCTGCCGCAGGACCCCGGCCGCGTCGGCGTCGCGCGGGCGACCGAGCCGGTCGGCGGGCAGGGAGCGGGCGCCCACGACCGTGTGCAGCTGGGCGAGCGCCTGCAGCGGCGAGCGCAGCAGCGTGGGGGCCTGGCCGAGCAGCACCGAGGAGAGCCGCACCGCGTCCGCGGCCACCTCGTCACCCTCACCCGCGCGGACCTGCGCCAGCGACGAGCCCGACCCCTCGAGCACCGCGCTCGCGTGCGCGCCGCGCAGCAGCGACTCGGCCGTGGTCTCGGGGGAGGTGCGCCGCAGCCCGCGGTCGCGCAGCACGACGTCGACGCCGTCGCGCGCCGCGGCGTACGCCGAGGGCACGCCCTCGAGCCGGGCGAGCGCGTCGAGCACGGCGGCGGGGTCGCTCATGGGCAGCAGGCTAGGCGAGCCCCGCGCCGGTAGGGTCGGGCGGGATGGAGCCCCGCGCGCCCGAGTCCTCGCCCTACCCCGCCGACGCCGTCGTCTGGCTGGCCGGCGACCCCGCGGTCGACGGCGCCCGCACCGTGCTCGTGCTGGGCGACCCGGCGCCCGACGCCGACCTGGTCGCCGCCCTCGCCGACCTCGGCCACGACGTGCGCACGAGCGACGGCGCCACGACGCTGCCCGACGACGCCGTCGACGTGGTGGTCGCCGCGCACGCGCTGCCCGCCGACCTCGAGGAGGCCGCGCGCGTGCTGCGGCCCGGCGGCCACGTCGCCTTCGCCGTGCCCGGGCGCGACCCGCGCATCCCGTGGGCACGCAAGCTCGACCGCGCGCTCGGCGTCGAGACGCCCACCGGCACCGCGGCCTTCGAGCAGCACGCCGGCGCGCTGGTGGCGCACGCCGGCTTCGGGGTGGTCGAGGAGCACACCGCGCGCAGCTGGCAGCAGGTCGACCGCGCACGCCTGCTCGCGCTGGGCGCGCGCATCCCCGAGGTGGCCGCGCTCGACGACGACGAGCGCGAGCGGCGCCTGGCCGCCGCGGCCGAGCTCTACGACGGCTACGGCCGGGGCCACGACGGCATGCAGCTGCCGTGGCTGACCCGGTGCTACCGCGCACCGGTGCGCGCCGAGCGCCGCGACGACGGCGTCGCGTCCGGCGCCGGCCACGCCGACGGGGCCACGGGACGCGAGAGCGGCGACGCCGCGCGCCACGAGGTGGTCACCGGCGACGGCGACGTCGACGGCCTGCTCATCGACTTCCGCTGAGCCGCGCCGCCCGGCCCGCGCCGGCCCGCGCCGGTCAGCGCCGGTCAGCGCCGCTTGCCGAGCACCCGCCGCACGCGGTCGTGGGCGAGCGCGGCGCGGGCGGCGTTGGCGCCGCAGGCCCCGTGCACCCCGCCGCCGGGGTGGGCGGAGGAGGAGCCGAGGTAGAGACCGCGCACGCTCGTCTCGGCGCGGCCGAGGCCGGGGACGGGCCGCAGGAAGAGCTCCTGGTGCAGCTGACTGGTGCCGCCGTTGAGCGCCCCGCGCACGAGGTTGGCGTCGCGCTCCTCCATCTCGTGCGGGCCCAGAACGCGACGCGCCAGGATGCGGGAGCCGAAGCCGGGGGCGCGCTCCTCGATCCGCGCCTGCATCCGGTCGGCGAAGCGCTCGCAGTCGTCGGCGTCCCACACCCCCCGCACCTCGCCGCCGGGACCGCCCGCACCGGCGTCGTGGGTCGCGTGCTGCGGCACGTGGGCGTAGCTCCACACCGACTCGGTGCCCTCCGGCGAGCGCGTCGGGTCGGAGGTGGTCATCTGACCGGCGAGCATGAACGGCCGGTCGGGGATCGCGCGGGCCGCGACCTGGCCCAGCGTGGTGGTGAGGTCCTCGAGCCCGTCGGCGACGTGGAAGGTGCCGGGTGCGTGGGCCGGCGCCTGCGCCCACGGGATCGGCCCGCTGAGCGCCCAGTCGACCTTGACCGTGCCGGGGTCGAGGTCGAAGCCGCGCATCCGGCGCGCGGTGCGGGCCGGCACGTGCTCGGGGGGCACGAGCCCACCCCAGAGCTTGGAGGCGAGCACGTCCGCGACGACCGCGCGGCGAGCGACGTACGCCTCCCCGTCGGCCGTGCGCACGCCCACCGCCCGGCCGGCCACCACCTCGACCCGCGTCACCTCGGCCTCGCAGCGCACCTCACCGCCGCGGGAGGCGAAGCGCCGCGCCATCGCCTGCGTCAGCATCCCCGCCCCGCCGCGCGGCACCGGGAAGCCGTGCTGCTGCCCGCCGAGGGTGAGCAGCAGCGCGAAGACGCCGGAGCCCGGCGCGGTCGGCGGCAGGTCGGAGTGCCCGGCGTTGCCGGCGAGCAGCATCGTGGGACCCTCCCCGCCGAAGCGGTGGTCGCCGAAGGACAGCACCGGCGTGAGCAGCTCCTTGACCAGGTCGACGCCGCCGCTGCGGGCGACGTCGGCCAGGAAGCGTGCGCCGTGCCGCACGGGCGGGAAGGGACTGAGCAGGGCGTCGACGAAGGAGTCGCCGATGCGGTCCCACAGGTCGCTGAGCGCGAGCCACGCCTCTCCGTCCCCCGCGTGCCGCTCGTCGGCGAGCGCCGCGGTGACCTCGCGGTCGCGGTGCAGCAGCGCCCACGACCCGTCGGGGAAGGGGTGGCCGAGCACGGCCGGGGCGTGGCACCACTCGAGGCCGTGCTCCTCCAGGTGCAGGGCGCGGATCGTGCGCGACGCGGCCGAGAGGGGGTAGAAGGAGGAGAACGTGTCGTGCACGAAGCCCGGGTGCACGTCGTCGTCGCTGCGCACGGCGCCGCCGACCTCGGGCTGCTGCTCGAGCACCAGCACCGACCACCCGGCGTCCGCGAGCAGGTTGGCGGCGACCAGGCCGTTGGGCCCGGCCCCGACCACGACGGCGTCGTAGGTGCGGGTCACGTCGTCCATCCTGCACGGGTACCCGAGGGCAGGGTGTCCACGCCCGACCCCGCTCGACCCGCCTGACCGACCCCGCCCTGCCACCCGCCCTGCCACCCCGTACGCCGCGTCGCGAGGCCGTAGGCTCCTGCGGGTGGCGCTCCCCTGGCTCCGGTCGCGTCGGCGCACGCGCCTGGCGAGCGAGGCCGACCGTGCCACCTTCCGCACGCTGCACACCGCGTCGCTCGCCTCGCCGGCGCTGCGCGAGGGCCTCACCGTCGACAGCGCGGAGCGCAGCATCCGCCACCTGCGGGTGCTGCTCGGCACGCCGGCGCTGGCGCTGACCGACGACCACGGCGTGCTCGCATGGGACGGCCTGGGCGCCCACCACGCCGGGCAGGCGGCCGCGCTCGCCGCCGACGCGCTGGAGCAGGGCACCCGCGTCGCGGGGCGCGACCGCCTGGTCTGCGACGACGTCGGCTGCCCGGTGCGGCACGCGATCATCGCGCCGCTGGTGGTCGAGGACCGCACGGTCGGCACGGTGCAGGCCTTCGCCGAGCGCAGCTCGGCCGGGCTGGTGCGGGCCGCCGACGAGGTGGCGCAGTGGGTCTCCGGCCAGCTCGAGCTCGCCGAGCTGAGCACCTCCCGCGCCCGGCTCGCCGAGGCCGAGGTGCGGGCGCTGCGCGCGCAGATCAGCCCCCACTTCGTCTACAACTCCCTCGGCGCCATCGCCTCCTTCGTGCGCACCGACCCCGACCGGGCCCGCGAGCTGCTGCTGGAGTTCGCCGACTTCACCCGCTACTCCTTCCGCCGCCACGGCGAGTTCACGACGCTGGCCGAGGAGCTGCGCTCCATCGAGCGCTACCTGCTGCTCGAGCAGGCCCGCTTCGGTGAGCGGCTGAAGGTCACCCTGCGCATCGCCCCCGAGGTGCTGCCCGTCGTCGTGCCGTTCCTGTGCCTGCAGCCCCTGGTCGAGAACGCCGTGCGCCACGGCCTCTCCGGCGCCGAGGCCGGGCACATCACGATCGTCGCGCGCGACGCCGGCCAGGAGGCCGTCATCGAGGTCGAGGACGACGGCAGCGGCGAGGACCCCGAGCGCGTGCGCCGCGCCCTCGCCGGCGACGCCGACCTCGACTCGGTGGGGCTCGGCAACGTGGACGGTCGCCTGCGCAGCACCTTCGGCGACGACTACGGTCTGGTCGTCGAGACGGCCCCGGGCGCCGGCACGCGGGTGGTCGTGCGGGTGCCCAAGTTCGCCCCTGGAGTGCGCCCGTGAGCCCCACCCCGCCTCAGCCCCCGCCCCAGCCCCCGGGCCCGCCCTCGGGTCAGCCCTCCGCTCAGCCCTCCGGTCAGCCCTCGGGTCAGCACTCGGCTCCCTCGAACCACCCCGGTCCCGCGGCCGAGGCGCCGCCGACCGGGCTGCGGGTGCTCGTGATCGACGACGAGCGGCCGGCCCTCGACGAGCTGTCGTGGCTGCTGCGCCAGGACCCCCGCGTGTCCGAGGTCGCGACGTGCGACGCGGCCACCGAGGCGCTGCGGCTGCTGCAGGAGCGGGAGGTCGACGCGGTCTTCCTCGACGTGCAGATGCCCGGGCTCACGGGTCTCGAGCTCGCGCAGGTGCTGGCCCGCTTCCGCACCCCGCCCCCGGTCGTCTTCGTCACCGCCCACGAGGAGCACGCCGTCGAGGCCTTCGAGCTGCAGGCGGTCGACTACGTGCTCAAGCCCGTGCGCGGCGAGCGTCTCGCCGAGGCCGTGCGGCGGGTGGTCGAGGGCACCACCCGCGCCCCGGAGCCCGCCGACGAGATGGTGCCCGTCGAGCGCGGCGGCGTCACCCGCTTCGTCGCGCGCAGCACCATCACCCACGTCGAGGCCCAGGGCGACTACGCCCGGCTCCACACCCCGACCGGGTCCCACCTGCTGCGCACCCCGCTGTCCTCGCTGGAGGAGGAGTGGGGCCCGGCCGGCTTCGTGCGCATCCACCGCAGCACGCTGGTCGCCCTCGCGCACGTCGCCGAGGTCCGCACCGAGCAGGGACGCTGCACGGTCGTGGTCGGCGGCAGCGGCCCCGGCGGCACCGGCGGCACCGGCTCGGGCGGGGCCGAGCTCGCCGTCGCGCGCCGCCACACCCGCGAGCTGCGGGAGCTGCTGACCCGCCGCGGCCGGTGACGCGGTGACCAGCGGCCCGCCCGAGCGCCCCGCCCGGGTCCGGGTGACGGGCCCCGCCCGCCGCCCCCCGACCCGTCCCGCCACCCGCACCCGCGAGATCGACGAGGGCACCGAGGTCGGCGTGATCTACGTGCAGTCGCTGGTGCGCGAGCAGCTGCGCCTGGCCGGACGGGTCCTGCTCGCGCTCGGCGCGACCGTCGGCTCCCTGCCGCTGCTCTTCCACCTCGCGCCCGGCCTCGCCGACACCCGCTGGGCCGGCGTGCCCGTCGGCTGGCTGGCCCTCGGCGTCGCGGTCTACCCCGTGCTCGTGGTGCTGGGCTGGGCCTACGTGCGCCGCGCCGAGCGCAACGAGGCCGCCTTCGCCGACCTGCTCGCCGAGACCTCGGGCTCCCCCGGCTCCCCCGCACCCCCCGGACCCCGGGGCGACCGCCCGTGAGCCCGGTGCCCGGCATCGTCGCCGTCACCCTCGTCACCCTCGCGACCCTGGCGATCGGCACGGTCGGGCTGCGCCTGTCGCGCACGACCAGCGACTTCTTCGTCGCCTCGCGCAGCGTGCGTCCGGGGCTCAACGCCTCGGCGATCGGCGGGGAGTACCTCTCGGCCGCGTCCTTCCTCGGCGTCGCCGGCCTGCTGCTCGTCTTCGGCGCCGAGATGCTGTGGTACCCTGTCGGCTGGACCGCCGGCTACCTCGTGCTGCTGGTGCTCGTCGCCGCCCCGCTGCGCCGCTCCGGGGCGTACACCCTGCCCGACTTCGCCGAGGCCCGGCTCGGCTCGCGACGGGTGCGCCGCGCCTGCACCCTGCTCGTGGTCGCGATCGGCTGGCTCTACCTGCTGCCGCAGTTCCAGGGCGCCGGCGTGACGCTGGTGACCGCGGTCGGCGCCCCGCCGTGGCTGGGTGCGGTCATGGTCGCGACCGTGGTGCTCCTCAACGTCACCTCCGGCGGCATGCGCTCGATCACCTTCGTCCAGGCCTTCCAGTACTGGTTGAAGCTCACCGCCCTCCTCGTGCCCGCCGCGGTGCTGCTCGCCGTGTGGGTCGGTGACGGCCGCCCGGGCCCCGCGCGGTCGCTCGTCGACCCCGAGGAGACGGCGGTCGACCCCCAGGCCGGCGCCGGCAGCGGCCCGGCCGACCTCTGGTCGCTCCCGCTCGGCGGCGCGGGCGCGGAGAGCCTCTACGTCACCTACTCGCTGATCCTCGCGACCTTCCTCGGCACCATGGGGCTGCCGCACGTCGTCGTGCGCTTCTACACCAACCCCGACGGTCGCGCGGCGCGCCGCACGACCCTGGTCGTGCTCGGCCTGCTCGGCCTCTTCTACGTCATCCCACCCGTGTACGGCGCACTCGGCCGGGTCTACGCCGCCGAGCTCGCTGCAGGTGGTCGCGCCGACACCTTGGTGCTGGAGTTGCCGCGCCTCGTGGTCGGCGGGCCGGCCGGCGACGTGCTCACCGGCCTCGTCACCGCCGGCGCCTTCGCCGCCTTCTTGTCGACCTCGTCGGGCCTCGCGATCGCCGTGGCCGGCGTGCTGGGCCAGGACGTCGTGGGCCGGCTGGGGCGTCGCGGCGGGCGGCGGCTCGGCGGCGTCGCCGCGTTCCGCGTGGCAGCGGTCATCGCCGTGCTCGTGCCGTGCGTGGCGGCGCTGTCCACCCCGGGCGTCGGAGTAGCCCGGGCGGTGGGCCTGGCGTTCGCGGTCGCGGCGTCGACCTTCTGCCCGTTGCTGGTGCTCGGCATCTGGTGGCGCGGCCTGACCGCGGCCGGCGCGTTGGCGGGCCTCGCGGTCGGCGGCGGCGGGTCGGGCGCCGCGGTGCTCTGGACGCTGCTCCCGACCTCGGCCGGGCAGGAGGGGTGGGTGGCCACCCTGCTGGGCCAGCCCGCCGCCTGGTCCGTGCCGACCGCGTTCCTCGCGATGTGGCTGGTCAGCCTCGCCACCCGCGCTCACGTGCCCGCGGGGGCGAACCGCTTCATGGTGCGCCTGCACACCCCCGAGGACGTCGAGCTCGACCGCGGGTGAGGCACGGGTGAGGCCCCCGGTGAGGCCCCTCGGTGGAGCCCCCGGTGGGCCCCCGGTGGGCCCCCGGTGGGACCGGGGCGGAGGCCGGCCGCGGCCGGACCGCTCGTCGCGCGCCGGGCACCGCTCGCCGACCCGGGCGACCTCCCACCCTCCTGCCCGTCGCCATGCTGGGGTGCGCGGTCCTAGTGTGGCGACGGCCACAGCACCCGGTGTGACGACGAGGAGACGACGTGAGCGACGAGACCCTGTCCAACCTGCTGCACGAGGAGCGCCGCTTCGAGCCCCCCGCCGAGCTCGCGGCGCACGCCAACCTGCAGGCCGAGGCGTACGACCGCGCGGCCGCGGACCCCGAGGCCTTCTGGGCCGAGCAGGCCCGGCGCCTCGACTGGGCGGAGGAGTGGACGCAGGTGCTCGACTGGAGCAACCCGCCCTTCGCGAAGTGGTTCGTCGGCGGCAGGTTGAACGCCGCCCACAACTGCGTCGACCGCCACGTCGAGGCCGGGCGCGGCGACAAGGTCGCCCTCCACTTCGTCGGCGAGCCCCTCGACCCGGAGACCTCCGGCACCCGCGACATCACCTACGCCGAGCTGAAGGACCTGGTCTGCCAGGCCGCGAACGCGCTCACCGACCTCGGTGTGCAGGCCGGCGACCGGGTCGCGATCTACATGCCGATGATCCCGGAGGCGGTCGTCGCGATGCTGGCCTGCGCCCGCATCGGTGCCCCCCACACGGTGGTCTTCGGCGGCTTCTCCTCCGACGCGCTGGCCTCCCGCCTCACCGACTGCCAGGCCAAGGTCGTCGTCACCGCCGACGGCGGCTACCGCCGCGGCACCGCCTCGGCGCTCAAGCCCGCCGTCGACGAGGCGCGCACCAAGACCGGCCCCGAGCACACGGTCGAGAAGGTGCTCGTCGTGCGCCGCACCGGTCAGGAGGTCGACTGGGACGACGCCGTCGACGTGTGGTGGCACGACACCGTCGAGCAGGCCTCGACCGAGCACGAGGCGCAGGCCTTCGACGCCGAGCACCCGCTCTACGTCATGTACACCTCGGGCACGACCGGCAAGCCCAAGGGCATCCTGCACACGACGGGCGGCTACCTCACAGGCGCGGCGTACACCCACTGGGCCGTCTTCGACCTCAAGCCCGACGACGTCTACTGGTGCACCGCCGACATCGGCTGGGTGACCGGCCACTCCTACATCGTCTACGGCCCGCTGGCCAACGGCGTGACGCAGGTGCTCTACGAGGGCACCCCCGACTCGCCCGAGCGGGGCCGCTGGTGGCAGATCATCGAGGAGAAGCAGGTCTCGATCTTCTACACCGCTCCGACCGCGATCCGCTCCTTCATGAAGCAGGGGCGGGAGATCCCGGACCGCCACGACATGTCGTCGCTGCGGATCCTCGGGTCGGTGGGCGAGCCGATCAACCCCGAGGCCTACGTGTGGTACCGCCACGTCGTCGGCGGCGACCGCACCCCGGTCGTCGACACCTGGTGGCAGACCGAGACCGGCGCGATCATGATCTCCCCCCTGCCCGGCGTCACCGCGGGCAAGCCCGGATCGGCGATGACGGCCATCCCCGGCATCAGCGCCGAGGTGGTCGACGACCAGGGCCGCCCGGTCCCCGACGGCTCCGGCGGGCTGCTCGTCGTCACCGCGCCGTGGCCCTCGATGCTGCGCACCATCTGGGGCGACGACGAGCGCTACGTCGACACCTACTGGTCGCGCTTCCCCGCCACCGACGAGCGGGGCGCCTACTACTTCGCCGGCGACGGCGCGAAGAAGGACTCCGACGGCGACCTGTGGGTGCTCGGCCGCGTCGACGACGTCATGAACGTCTCCGGCCACCGGCTGTCCACCACCGAGATCGAGTCGGCCCTCGTCTCGCACCCGAAGGTCGCCGAGGCCGCGGTCGTGGGCGCCAAGGACGAGGACACCGGCCAGGCGGTCTGCGCCTTCGTGATCCTGCGCGAGGAGGCCGGCGACGGCGGCGCCGACATCGTGGAGGAGCTGCGCAACCACGTGCGCAAGGAGATCGGCCCGATCGCCAAGCCGCGCCAGGTGATGATCGTGCCCGAGCTGCCGAAGACCCGCTCGGGCAAGATCATGCGCCGCCTGCTGCGCGACGTCGCGGAGGACCGCGAGGTCGGCGACGTCACCACCCTCGCCGACTCCTCCGTGATGGACCTGATCTCCTCCGGTCTCTCGAAGGGGGCGGGCGACGAGGGGTGAGGGCGACCCTGGCTAGGGTGGACGGCGTCGCGCGCCCGTCACCGGGAGCCGGCGCGAGGTGAGCCGGGAAGTCTGGTCGGCACCCCGTCCGGCGACCCCAGAGGAGTCAGTGTGAGCCACCACGACGACCCGACCGACCGGCCCGACGAGCGGCGTACGCCGGAGGGCCGGGGCCCGCTGCAGGGCTCCGAGCCGCCCGCCGACCCCGAGCCGGTCGAGCCCAAAGCCTCGGACGAGCCGGTCTCGACGCGCGACACCACCCGTGAGGGGGCGACCCCCGCGTCGCGGCAGCCCCGGCTCTTCTCGCCGGGCTCGTTCCTCGAGAGCAGCCGCATCGCGGAGGTGCTGCGCGCCGAGACCGCCGGCGGCCTGCTGCTGATCGTCGGCGCCCTGGTCGCGATCGTGTGGGCGAACACGCCCTTCGCCTCCTCCTACGAGGCGCTCCGCGACTTCCGGATCGGG
Proteins encoded:
- a CDS encoding LytTR family DNA-binding domain-containing protein, with amino-acid sequence MLVIDDERPALDELSWLLRQDPRVSEVATCDAATEALRLLQEREVDAVFLDVQMPGLTGLELAQVLARFRTPPPVVFVTAHEEHAVEAFELQAVDYVLKPVRGERLAEAVRRVVEGTTRAPEPADEMVPVERGGVTRFVARSTITHVEAQGDYARLHTPTGSHLLRTPLSSLEEEWGPAGFVRIHRSTLVALAHVAEVRTEQGRCTVVVGGSGPGGTGGTGSGGAELAVARRHTRELRELLTRRGR
- the acs gene encoding acetate--CoA ligase, which encodes MSDETLSNLLHEERRFEPPAELAAHANLQAEAYDRAAADPEAFWAEQARRLDWAEEWTQVLDWSNPPFAKWFVGGRLNAAHNCVDRHVEAGRGDKVALHFVGEPLDPETSGTRDITYAELKDLVCQAANALTDLGVQAGDRVAIYMPMIPEAVVAMLACARIGAPHTVVFGGFSSDALASRLTDCQAKVVVTADGGYRRGTASALKPAVDEARTKTGPEHTVEKVLVVRRTGQEVDWDDAVDVWWHDTVEQASTEHEAQAFDAEHPLYVMYTSGTTGKPKGILHTTGGYLTGAAYTHWAVFDLKPDDVYWCTADIGWVTGHSYIVYGPLANGVTQVLYEGTPDSPERGRWWQIIEEKQVSIFYTAPTAIRSFMKQGREIPDRHDMSSLRILGSVGEPINPEAYVWYRHVVGGDRTPVVDTWWQTETGAIMISPLPGVTAGKPGSAMTAIPGISAEVVDDQGRPVPDGSGGLLVVTAPWPSMLRTIWGDDERYVDTYWSRFPATDERGAYYFAGDGAKKDSDGDLWVLGRVDDVMNVSGHRLSTTEIESALVSHPKVAEAAVVGAKDEDTGQAVCAFVILREEAGDGGADIVEELRNHVRKEIGPIAKPRQVMIVPELPKTRSGKIMRRLLRDVAEDREVGDVTTLADSSVMDLISSGLSKGAGDEG
- a CDS encoding sodium:solute symporter family transporter; translated protein: MSPVPGIVAVTLVTLATLAIGTVGLRLSRTTSDFFVASRSVRPGLNASAIGGEYLSAASFLGVAGLLLVFGAEMLWYPVGWTAGYLVLLVLVAAPLRRSGAYTLPDFAEARLGSRRVRRACTLLVVAIGWLYLLPQFQGAGVTLVTAVGAPPWLGAVMVATVVLLNVTSGGMRSITFVQAFQYWLKLTALLVPAAVLLAVWVGDGRPGPARSLVDPEETAVDPQAGAGSGPADLWSLPLGGAGAESLYVTYSLILATFLGTMGLPHVVVRFYTNPDGRAARRTTLVVLGLLGLFYVIPPVYGALGRVYAAELAAGGRADTLVLELPRLVVGGPAGDVLTGLVTAGAFAAFLSTSSGLAIAVAGVLGQDVVGRLGRRGGRRLGGVAAFRVAAVIAVLVPCVAALSTPGVGVARAVGLAFAVAASTFCPLLVLGIWWRGLTAAGALAGLAVGGGGSGAAVLWTLLPTSAGQEGWVATLLGQPAAWSVPTAFLAMWLVSLATRAHVPAGANRFMVRLHTPEDVELDRG